The proteins below come from a single Candidozyma auris chromosome 3, complete sequence genomic window:
- a CDS encoding Zn(II)2Cys6 transcription factor, producing MYTTLQADSLKQIVVQTADEINSENISTVTGKPKRTRSKTGCLCCRMRKKKCDEQRPSCGLCTSRGIQCVYSSSPPTRSKTPKKTTIKEEPSELVCGSSSGSAEISPESVSLSGPPISSTTTAGQLEPVVSAFAESKGPVRLDPMGTSESFDEFLFLSSGKEQPVIDVPASNEFNLIPMDESKAAIVPTCSKDMEDKLAQPNILVEPVDPFRLVLDERGYQLVYYFHNEIIHKICIAPRSVQNHFASTFTGVSYRDESVLRLLAAWGALFVDGPNSASLKSRMQEADFSLRRLYSNKVLDDQDKFNLICFHLNAAGIGVCSGDTKEWVHHHRKCGELIRGFGSVKNFLAKMNYSNGAKWVISNLHYNDVMSSESIKNGTLLSSEEYGSPFKDEEDYSYGIDPLQGCMHSVFLVLCDILHAYSILSAARRSIDADFKKAPHDPSISMENLNSRRIQHFVETEKQAKRLMNKIQACKPRKNQECFIDPSELHHHHTLFEAFRNTCKLYVLMYIRDLPPRTPEVQMVLLDTFKLLDVLIECDLRAAVTKVMLLCGIACYKEVDRMELRHKFIRLQTYYKVFNVHNVRHIVEQIWLSNPDGLLTIDWGETCEKMGWTVAAL from the coding sequence ATGTACACCACCCTTCAGGCGGACTCGTTGAAGCAGATCGTGGTGCAGACCGCCGATGAGATCAATCTGGAGAACATCTCCACCGTGACCGGGAAACCCAAACGGACCCGCTCAAAAACAGGCTGTTTGTGTTGTCggatgagaaagaagaagtgtgATGAACAACGGCCCTCGTGTGGGCTCTGTACTTCTCGAGGCATTCAGTGTGTGTATTCGAgttctcctccaacaagATCCAAAACGCCGAAGAAGACCACTATCAAGGAAGAGCCCTCTGAGCTTGTATGTGGGTCGAGCTCTGGTTCTGCTGAAATATCCCCAGAgtctgtttctttgctgGGACCACCTATTCTGCTGACAACAACGGCTGGCCAGCTTGAGCCGGTGGTTCTGGCATTTGCTGAACTGAAAGGTCCTGTGAGATTAGATCCGATGGGGACCAGCGAGTCATTTGAcgagtttcttttcttgtcttCAGGAAAAGAGCAACCGGTAATTGATGTTCCTGCTTCCAACGAGTTTAATCTTATTCCTATGGATGAATCTAAAGCTGCGATAGTGCCAACGTGCTCAAAAGACATGGAAGATAAACTCGCGCAGCCGAACATCCTAGTGGAACCTGTTGACCCTTTCAGGCTTGTGCTAGATGAGCGCGGTTACCAGCTTGTTTATTACTTTCACAACGAGATCATCCACAAGATATGTATCGCCCCAAGATCGGTACAAAAtcattttgcatccacTTTTACCGGGGTGTCGTACCGTGATGAAAGCGTTCTACGGCTTCTTGCAGCATGGGGAGCTTTATTCGTCGACGGGCCCAATTCAGCAAGTCTCAAGTCTCGAATGCAAGAGGCTGATTTCTCCTTAAGGAGACTTTACTCAAACAAGGTGCTAGATGACCAAGACAAGTTCAATCTCATATGCTTCCACCTCAATGCAGCTGGCATCGGTGTATGTTCTGGTGACACTAAAGAATGGGTGCACCATCATCGCAAATGTGGAGAGCTTATACGTGGGTTTGGATCGGTAAAGAATTTTCTCGCTAAAATGAACTATTCAAACGGTGCCAAGTGGGTCATCTCGAATCTACATTACAACGATGTGATGTCCTCTGAATCCATAAAGAACGGTACATTGCTTAGCAGTGAGGAATACGGATCTCCCTtcaaagacgaagaggattATTCTTATGGAATTGATCCCCTTCAAGGCTGCATGCATTCAGTTTTTTTGGTTCTTTGCGATATTCTTCATGCTTACTCCATCTTATCTGCTGCTAGAAGAAGTATAGACGcggacttcaagaaagcacCTCACGACCCTTCAATTAGCATGGAGAACCTCAACTCGCGCCGTATTCAACACTTCGTGGAAACAGAAAAGCAGGCCAAAAGACTAATGAACAAAATTCAGGCCTGCAAGCCTCGCAAAAACCAAGAGTGCTTTATCGACCCTAGTGAGCTACACCACCATCACACTCTATTTGAAGCATTCAGGAACACTTGCAAGTTATATGTGCTCATGTACATACGAGATCTCCCTCCACGTACCCCGGAGGTACAAATGGTGCTTTTGGACACtttcaagctccttgatgtccTCATTGAATGTGATCTTCGAGCTGCGGTCACCAAGGTTATGCTCCTTTGTGGCATTGCGTGCTACAAGGAGGTTGATCGCATGGAACTAAGACACAAATTCATTCGCTTACAGACCTACTACAAAGTGTTTAATGTTCACAATGTCAGGCACATTGTTGAGCAAATATGGCTTTCCAACCCTGACGGTCTTCTTACCATCGATTGGGGCGAAACCTGTGAAAAGATGGGTTGGACTGTCGCTGCATTATAG
- the HPA2 gene encoding D-amino-acid N-acetyltransferase, whose product MSFTIRPIEATDKAEWKALWSNPQDSYMEFYEALDRVSDKATETTFSRFLDEKEPVYCAVAVDESGKVIGFVTYITHRNTWTVEDALYIHDLYVSTKSRLKGVGRALIEFCYKEADRFNCPKCYWSTQFDNHRAQLLYTKVGKKSGFLIYRRP is encoded by the coding sequence ATGTCATTTACGATAAGGCCAATAGAGGCTACTGATAAGGCTGAATGGAAGGCATTGTGGAGCAATCCACAAGATTCTTACATGGAATTTTACGAGGCTTTGGACAGAGTATCTGATAAGGCAACTGAGACGACGTTCAGCAGGTTCCTTGACGAAAAAGAGCCAGTCTACTgtgctgttgctgttgacGAGTCGGGCAAAGTAATTGGTTTTGTGACTTACATCACCCACCGCAATACTTGGACCGTGGAAGATGCTTTGTACATCCATGACTTGTATGTTAGCACAAAGTCAAGACTCAAGGGTGTTGGACGTGCCCTTATTGAATTCTGTTACAAGGAAGCGGACAGGTTCAATTGTCCCAAGTGTTATTGGAGCACGCAGTTTGATAACCACAGAGCTCAACTCTTGTATACAAAAGTTGGTAAGAAGTCTGGTTTTCTCATCTACCGCAGACCTTGA
- a CDS encoding phosphoglycerate mutase, translating into MTKEIKPNVDPNIIRVFVVRHGRTEFNSKKIIQGHLDIDIDATGEEQAMKLAKYFDDFNFDACVTSDLVRCRSTIKDILKKNDHLTEDNIRTTPNLRERMMGPVQGMFIGDAKEKYGAQFKSMGEQEEDLLSRVESEWELLVKKATADGHLNTLFCTHGGVITSFTNYLHDVKKYKLGEGLSAENLRVPFNTSITVVDIIKSTGEGTIQKFGVTEHLGGQFEVKNQDLR; encoded by the coding sequence ATGACTAAAGAAATTAAACCCAACGTAGACCCCAACATCATCAGGGTTTTTGTGGTTCGTCACGGCAGGACCGAGTTCAACagcaagaaaatcatccaAGGCCATCTAGACATCGATATAGACGCCACGGGCGAAGAACAAGCGATGAAATTGGCTAAATACTTCGATGACTTCAATTTCGACGCCTGTGTGACCTCAGATTTGGTTCGTTGCCGCAGCACAATCAAGGAtatcttgaaaaaaaaCGATCACTTGACCGAAGACAATATAAGGACCACCCCAAACTTGAGAGAAAGAATGATGGGCCCAGTGCAAGGGATGTTCATAGGCGATGCCAAAGAGAAGTACGGAGCCCAATTTAAGTCCATGggtgagcaagaagaggacCTTCTTAGCAGAGTCGAGAGTGAGTGGGaattgttggtgaagaaagctaCTGCTGATGGTCATTTAAACACTTTGTTCTGTACCCACGGGGGTGTGATAACGTCTTTCACAAATTACTTACACGATGTCAAGAAGTACAAGCTTGGCGAGGGCCTCAGTGCTGAGAACTTGAGGGTTCCGTTCAACACTTCCATAACTGTCGTGGACATCATTAAGAGTACGGGTGAAGGTACTATACAAAAATTTGGAGTGACTGAGCACTTAGGAGGACAGTTCGAGGTCAAAAACCAGGACTTGAGATAG
- a CDS encoding potassium-sodium efflux P-type ATPase: MSASSVEYNEKNNNHKEQSRIDTDDSASTAIAESSLLPYRLPADKVAEQFGTNVCDGLTSSQHAELIKKYGPNTLGEGDKVSYTKCLAHQVFNAMIMVLIISMIIALAIRDWISGGVIGAVVFINISIGFVQEVKAEKTMGSLRSLSSPSARVTRNGDEGDIPAEDVVPGDIVHIKVGDTVPADLRLIDTMNLETDEALLTGESLPVVKNHNEVYSNPKEYVPVGDRLNMAFSSSVVAKGRGTGIAIATGLQTEIGQIAQSLKGDSGVIRKVDKSGDKSPGPKEYSNAFFGTIKDIIGNFLGVTVGTPLQRKLSWLAIFLFWVAVVFAIVVMATQEMNVNREVAIYAICVALSMIPSALIVVLTITMAVGAQVMVSRNVIVRKLDSLEALGGINDICSDKTGTLTQGRMVTKRVWVPSVGTFSMENSNEAFNPTEGDLGFTQYSPKYIKETDEEIDFLPMDRSNPDVFPENFKKWLNVATLANIASVHQTKDENSGELVWKAHGDATEIAIQVFCCRVGFGRDEYSKSFKHIEEYPFDSSIKRMSSIWEMGNETKIFTKGAVERIIRKCTKWTGNPEEKTDTDKLVDLTEDDIAEIEANMDALSSQGLRVLAFASRDFDHNKDKLEDRDSIEDNLIFHGLVGIYDPPRLETAPSVKKCHKAGINVHMVTGDHPSTAKAIAQEVGILPHNLYHYSDEVVKAMCMTASEFDELTDEQIDALPVLPLVIARCAPQTKVRMIDALHRREKFCAMTGDGVNDSPSLKKADVGIAMGQNGSDVAKDASDIVLTDDNFASILHAIEEGRRMAANIQKFILQLLAENVAQAIYLMVGLAFQDDDGLSVFPLSPVEVLWILVVTSCFPAMGLGQEKAADDVLEQPPNRHIFTPEIIIDMCALGLFMAISCMLSFVVVVFGKGDGNLGHNCNNSDGVSCNLVFRGRSASFATMTWCALVLAWECIHPTNSLFYMRQDTDNPWWKQTAIDLWDNQFLFWSVIGGFVTVFPVVYIPVINDKVFLHDPIGWEWGLAIACTLFFLLAAEAWKWGKRIYKRKWSPKVKNPEYELERKDPFQRYASFSRSNTLDPDMLA, encoded by the coding sequence ATGTCTGCATCATCGGTAGAGTACAAtgagaagaacaacaacCATAAAGAACAACTGAGAATCGACACGGACGATTCCGCCTCCACGGCAATTGCTGAATCGTCCCTTCTACCTTATAGACTTCCCGCCGATAAGGTGGCAGAGCAGTTTGGCACCAATGTGTGTGACGGGTTGACCTCGTCGCAGCACGCtgaactcatcaaaaaatACGGGCCCAATACGTTGGGCGAAGGCGATAAAGTCTCGTATACGAAATGCCTTGCCCATCAAGTGTTCAATGCCATGATCATGGTTTTGATCATCTCCATGATCATTGCATTGGCCATCCGCGACTGGATTTCTGGTGGTGTGATTGGCGCTGTCGTATTCATTAACATTTCCATTGGCTTTGTGCAAGAAGTCAAAGCGGAGAAAACTATGGGCTCATTAAGGTCCTTGTCTTCTCCGTCGGCTAGAGTCACTCGGAACGGAGATGAAGGGGACATTCCCGCAGAAGACGTTGTCCCGGGTGACATAGTCCACATTAAGGTTGGTGACACTGTTCCTGCCGACTTGAGATTGATCGACACCATGAACTTGGAAACTGACGAGGCCCTCTTGACAGGTGAGTCTTTGCCCGTCGTCAAAAACCACAACGAGGTGTACTCAAACCCAAAGGAGTATGTGCCTGTGGGTGACAGATTGAACATggcattttcttcttctgtcgTTGCTAAAGGAAGAGGTACTGGTATTGCCATCGCTACAGGGTTGCAAACTGAAATTGGTCAGATTGCCCAATCCTTGAAAGGTGACAGCGGCGTCATCAGAAAGGTTGATAAGTCTGGTGACAAGCTGCCTGGTCCAAAGGAATACTCCAACGCATTTTTTGGTACAATCAAGGACATTATCGGTAACTTTTTGGGTGTCACAGTTGGCACAcctttgcaaagaaaattgtCCTGGTTGGctattttcttgttttggGTTGCCGTTGTTTTCGCCATTGTCGTTATGGCCACTCAAGAAATGAACGTCAATAGAGAAGTCGCCATCTACGCCATCTGTGTTGCATTGTCCATGATTCCATCTGCTTTGATCGTCGTCTTGACCATCACAATGGCCGTTGGTGCCCAAGTCATGGTTTCCAGAAATGTGATTGTCAGAAAGCTCGACTCTTTGGAAGCCTTGGGCGGTATCAACGACATTTGCTCTGATAAGACTGGTACGTTGACTCAAGGTAGAATGGTAACCAAAAGAGTTTGGGTGCCATCGGTTGGTACCTTCAGCATGGAAAACTCAAATGAAGCCTTCAACCCTACAGAAGGAGACTTGGGCTTCACTCAATACTCTCCAAAGTATATTAAGGAAACtgatgaggagattgacTTCTTGCCCATGGATAGATCCAATCCTGATGTATTCCCtgagaacttcaagaaatggTTGAACGTTGCTACCTTAGCGAACATTGCCTCCGTCCACCAAACCAAGGACGAAAACTCAGGTGAGTTGGTGTGGAAGGCCCACGGTGATGCTACTGAAATTGCCATTCAGGTCTTTTGCTGCAGAGTTGGTTTCGGAAGAGATGAATATTCCAAGAGTTTCAAGCACATCGAGGAATATCCCTTTGactcctccatcaagaGAATGTCCTCCATTTGGGAAATGGGAAACGAGACCAAGATTTTCACCAAAGGTGCTGTGGAAAGAATTATTCGCAAATGTACCAAATGGACAGGAAACCCTGAAGAGAAAACTGACACTGACAAGCTCGTTGATTTGACCGAGGACGACATTGCCGAGATCGAAGCTAACATGGATGCTTTGTCCTCGCAAGGTTTGCGTGTGTTGGCATTCGCTAGTAGAGACTTCGACCACAACAAGGATAAACTTGAAGACAGAGACTCCATCGAGGACAATTTGATCTTCCATGGCTTAGTCGGTATTTACGATCCACCAAGATTGGAGACGGCTCCCTCCGTTAAGAAGTGTCATAAAGCTGGTATTAACGTCCATATGGTTACCGGTGACCATCCAAGTACTGCGAAGGCTATTGCTCAGGAGGTTGGTATATTGCCACACAACTTGTACCACTACTCCGATGAAGTAGTAAAGGCTATGTGTATGACTGCCAGCGAGTTTGACGAGTTGACTGATGAGCAGATTGATGCATTGCCCGTTTTGCCTTTGGTTATCGCTCGTTGTGCTCCGCAGACGAAGGTCAGAATGATTGATGCTTTGCACCGCCGTGAAAAATTCTGCGCTATGACTGGTGACGGTGTCAATGATTCTCCATCCTTGAAAAAGGCAGATGTTGGTATTGCTATGGGCCAGAACGGTTCTGATGTTGCTAAGGATGCGTCCGATATTGTTTTGACTGACGACAACTTCGCTTCCATCTTGCATgctattgaagaaggtcgTAGAATGGCTGCTAACATTCAGAAGTTCATTTTACAACTTCTTGCTGAAAACGTTGCACAGGCTATCTACTTAATGGTTGGTTTGGCATTCCaggatgatgatggacTCTCTGTGTTCCCATTGTCTCCTGTTGAGGTCTTGTGGATTTTGGTTGTTACGTCCTGTTTCCCAGCCATGGGTTTGGGTCAAGAAAAGGCTGCTGACGACGTCTTGGAGCAGCCTCCAAACCGCCACATTTTTACCCCTGAAATCATCATTGACATGTGCGCTCTCGGTCTCTTCATGGCTATCAGCTGcatgctttcttttgttgttgttgtttttggtAAAGGTGACGGAAACTTGGGTCACAACTGTAACAACAGTGATGGCGTTAGCTGTAACTTGGTCTTCAGGGGAAGATCCGCTTCGTTCGCTACCATGACGTGGTGTGCCCTCGTTCTTGCCTGGGAATGTATTCACCCAACCAATTCCTTGTTTTACATGAGACAGGACACTGACAATCCATGGTGGAAGCAAACTGCTATTGATCTTTGGGACAACCAGTTTTTGTTCTGGTCAGTCATCGGTGGTTTTGTTACTGTGTTCCCTGTTGTCTACATTCCAGTTATCAATGACAAAGTTTTCCTTCACGACCCAATAGGTTGGGAATGGGGATTGGCCATTGCTTGCAcgctctttttcttgcttgctGCTGAAGCATGGAAGTGGGGTAAGAGAATctacaaaagaaagtggAGCCCCAAGGTTAAAAATCCAGAATACGagttggaaagaaaagatccATTCCAGAGATATGCATCTTTTTCCAGATCGAACACCCTCGACCCGGATATGCTTGCTTAA